One genomic window of Paenisporosarcina antarctica includes the following:
- the icmF gene encoding fused isobutyryl-CoA mutase/GTPase IcmF, with protein MTTTVEIYRPTNHVRFVTASSLFDGHDASINIMRRILQSTGAEVIHLGHNRSVEEVVNAAIQEDAHGIAISSYQGGHVEYFKYMYDLLAERGAPHIRIYGGGGGVIIPKEIKDLHDYGIAWIFSPDDGRTFGLQGMINRMVEDCDIAINTKNAVDQLTHADTDHPEVLAHLITVAEDGVNNENADAKKLVEKARELSKGTPVLGITGTGGAGKSSLTDELIRRFLSELGDKKVAVISIDPTKQKTGGALLGDRIRMNAIFNKRVFMRSLATRGSRTELSGALSDVLDVVRVAGFDLIIVETSGIGQGDAEIANVADVSMYVMTSEFGAPSQLEKIDMIDYADLIVINKYERKGSEDALRQVQKQFQRSRGLWNESIDTMPVYGTIASQFNDIGTNSLFAALVSRVNEICKTDWETSYEQFIKTQKQNVIIPNDRRYYLREITDAVRGYHKKSDQQVDFARRLFQLEGAIEMVNEKAPNDALVESLTSLAQGVRDELTAESKRILDNWKALKEAYAGDEFVTKARDKEIRTILRTESLSGLKIPRVVLPKFVDFGEILRWVYKENVPGSFPYTAGVFPFKREGEDPKRQFAGEGTPERTNRRFHYLSKDDDAKRLSTAFDSVTLYGEDPHTRPDIFGKVGESGVSICTLDDMKKLYNGFDLCAAATSVSMTINGPAPIILAMFMNTAIDQQVKQNEEKLGRTLTVEEFTEVRVNTLQVVRGTVQADILKEDQGQNTCIFSTEFALRMMGDIQQYFIDSKVRNYYSVSISGYHIAEAGANPISQLAFTLSNGFTYVEYYLSRGMNIDDFAPNLSFFFSNGLDPEYTVIGRVARRIWAVVMRDKYGANDRSQKLKYHVQTSGRSLHAQEIDFNDIRTTLQALMALQDNCNSLHTNAYDEAITTPTEESVRRAMAIQMIITKEHGLTKNENPLQGAFIIEEMTDLVEEAVLSEFDRIDDRGGVLGAMETQYQRGKIQEESMHYEMLKHTGELPIIGVNTYLNPNPPSSDDIDNMEIARATSEEKETQIRNLLAFQERHSAESQAALDRLKEVAVSGGNIFEQLMDTVKVASLGQITNALYSVGGQYRRNM; from the coding sequence ATGACAACTACAGTAGAAATTTATCGTCCAACCAATCACGTACGTTTTGTTACGGCTTCAAGCCTTTTTGATGGGCATGATGCGTCTATAAACATTATGCGTCGCATTTTACAATCAACGGGTGCAGAGGTTATACATTTAGGCCATAACCGGTCAGTAGAAGAAGTCGTGAATGCGGCAATTCAAGAAGACGCACACGGTATTGCTATTTCTTCTTATCAAGGTGGTCACGTTGAATACTTTAAATACATGTATGATTTATTAGCTGAACGTGGAGCTCCACACATCCGCATTTACGGTGGTGGTGGTGGTGTAATCATTCCAAAAGAAATTAAAGATCTACATGACTACGGAATTGCATGGATTTTTTCACCAGATGACGGTCGTACTTTTGGCCTTCAAGGCATGATTAATCGCATGGTTGAAGACTGTGATATTGCAATTAATACAAAAAATGCAGTTGATCAATTGACTCACGCGGATACGGATCATCCTGAAGTGTTAGCGCACCTAATTACGGTCGCTGAAGATGGGGTTAACAACGAAAACGCAGATGCGAAAAAGTTAGTTGAAAAAGCGCGTGAACTTTCAAAAGGCACACCCGTACTTGGAATCACTGGTACAGGTGGAGCTGGGAAATCTTCTTTAACTGATGAATTAATTCGTCGCTTTTTATCGGAATTAGGAGATAAAAAAGTAGCCGTTATTTCGATTGACCCAACGAAGCAAAAAACAGGTGGAGCTTTACTTGGAGATCGTATTCGTATGAATGCGATTTTCAATAAACGTGTCTTTATGCGCAGCCTAGCAACACGTGGCTCTCGTACTGAATTATCAGGTGCACTTAGCGACGTGCTAGACGTAGTGAGAGTAGCCGGTTTCGACTTAATCATCGTGGAAACGAGCGGGATAGGTCAAGGAGATGCAGAAATAGCGAACGTAGCAGACGTTTCAATGTATGTTATGACAAGTGAATTCGGAGCACCTTCACAGTTAGAGAAAATCGACATGATTGATTATGCTGACTTAATTGTCATTAATAAATACGAACGCAAAGGCTCTGAAGATGCACTTCGTCAAGTACAAAAACAATTCCAACGCAGCCGCGGTTTATGGAATGAGAGCATAGATACTATGCCTGTTTACGGAACGATCGCAAGCCAGTTTAACGATATAGGGACAAACTCTTTATTTGCAGCATTAGTTTCACGTGTAAATGAGATTTGTAAAACAGACTGGGAAACATCGTATGAGCAATTTATAAAAACACAAAAGCAAAACGTGATCATTCCAAATGATCGCCGCTACTACTTGCGTGAAATTACAGATGCCGTTCGTGGTTACCATAAAAAGTCTGACCAACAAGTAGACTTCGCTCGTCGCTTGTTCCAACTTGAAGGTGCCATAGAAATGGTCAACGAAAAAGCACCAAATGATGCATTAGTTGAATCGTTAACTTCGCTAGCACAAGGAGTACGTGACGAATTAACTGCTGAATCAAAACGCATTTTAGACAATTGGAAAGCGTTAAAAGAAGCGTATGCAGGTGATGAATTTGTCACTAAAGCACGCGATAAAGAAATCCGCACGATTTTACGTACGGAAAGTTTAAGTGGCCTGAAAATTCCACGAGTGGTATTGCCTAAATTTGTAGATTTCGGTGAAATCCTTCGCTGGGTATATAAAGAAAACGTGCCAGGTTCATTCCCATACACAGCGGGCGTATTCCCATTCAAACGTGAAGGGGAAGATCCAAAACGTCAATTCGCAGGAGAAGGAACACCTGAGCGCACAAATCGACGTTTCCATTATTTATCGAAAGATGACGATGCAAAACGTTTATCAACAGCATTCGACTCTGTAACTTTATATGGCGAAGATCCACATACTCGTCCAGATATTTTCGGGAAAGTCGGAGAATCAGGCGTTAGTATTTGTACACTTGATGACATGAAGAAATTGTATAATGGCTTTGATTTATGTGCAGCTGCTACATCAGTATCCATGACAATTAATGGTCCAGCGCCAATCATTTTGGCGATGTTTATGAACACAGCCATTGATCAACAAGTTAAACAAAACGAAGAAAAATTAGGTCGAACATTGACAGTTGAAGAATTCACAGAAGTACGCGTAAACACACTTCAAGTTGTACGTGGAACTGTTCAAGCGGATATTTTAAAAGAAGACCAAGGACAAAATACATGTATTTTCTCTACGGAATTCGCACTTCGCATGATGGGTGATATTCAACAATACTTTATCGATTCTAAAGTGCGTAACTATTATTCAGTTTCGATTTCTGGCTACCATATTGCTGAAGCGGGTGCGAATCCAATTTCGCAATTAGCCTTCACTTTATCAAATGGTTTCACATACGTAGAGTACTATTTAAGCCGTGGAATGAACATTGATGATTTTGCACCTAATCTATCATTCTTCTTCTCGAATGGTTTAGATCCAGAGTACACAGTAATCGGTCGTGTAGCACGTCGTATTTGGGCAGTTGTCATGCGCGACAAATACGGTGCAAATGATCGCAGTCAAAAGCTTAAGTATCACGTTCAAACGTCAGGTCGAAGCTTGCATGCGCAAGAAATCGATTTTAACGATATTCGTACAACACTACAAGCATTGATGGCGCTACAAGATAACTGTAACTCGCTTCACACAAATGCATACGATGAAGCCATTACAACTCCGACCGAAGAATCTGTTCGTCGTGCAATGGCCATTCAAATGATTATTACAAAAGAACATGGCTTAACTAAAAATGAAAACCCACTTCAAGGTGCGTTCATTATTGAAGAAATGACGGACTTAGTTGAAGAAGCGGTACTTTCAGAATTCGATCGTATTGACGACCGTGGTGGAGTACTTGGCGCTATGGAAACACAGTACCAACGTGGTAAAATCCAAGAAGAATCTATGCATTATGAGATGTTGAAACATACGGGTGAATTACCGATTATTGGTGTAAACACGTATTTGAATCCAAATCCACCATCTTCAGATGATATTGATAACATGGAAATTGCACGTGCAACAAGTGAAGAAAAAGAAACGCAAATTCGTAATTTACTGGCATTCCAAGAACGACATTCTGCAGAATCACAAGCAGCTTTAGATCGTTTGAAAGAAGTCGCAGTATCTGGAGGCAACATCTTTGAACAACTGATGGACACAGTAAAAGTGGCCTCACTTGGTCAAATCACCAACGCTCTATATTCTGTCGGCGGACAGTATCGTCGCAATATGTAA
- a CDS encoding acyl-CoA dehydrogenase: protein MELKFTEEQLMMRTMVRDFAKAEIEPNIEKMEKGEFPREIVKKMGELGLMGITIPEKYGGSEMDYMSYVIAIHELSKVSAVVGVILSVHTSVGTNPILYFGNEQQKQKYVTKLASGEYLGAFCLTEPSAGSDAGSMKSKAVKDGDHYKINGSKVFITNGGEAQVYIVFASTDPSKGSRGVSAFIVDKDTPGFIIGKDERKMGLHGSRTVQLTFEDMMVPAENLLGEEGEGFKIALANLDVGRIGIAAQSLGIAEAAYEAAVAYAKERVQFGKPISLQQGIGFKLADMATAVEASRLLVYQAADLRTRGLACGKEASMAKLFASKTAVDTSIEAVQVFGGYGYTEDYPVERYFRDAKVMEIYEGTSEIQRIVISKHLLK from the coding sequence ATGGAACTGAAATTTACTGAAGAACAATTAATGATGCGCACGATGGTGCGAGACTTTGCAAAAGCGGAAATCGAGCCAAACATTGAAAAAATGGAAAAAGGCGAATTTCCACGTGAAATAGTAAAAAAAATGGGTGAGCTTGGCTTAATGGGCATCACGATTCCTGAAAAGTACGGCGGATCTGAAATGGACTATATGAGCTACGTCATCGCAATTCACGAATTATCGAAAGTCAGCGCTGTCGTGGGGGTCATTTTGTCAGTTCATACATCTGTTGGAACAAATCCTATTTTGTACTTCGGTAATGAACAACAAAAACAAAAGTATGTTACAAAATTAGCTTCTGGAGAATATTTAGGTGCATTCTGTCTAACTGAACCATCTGCTGGTTCAGATGCAGGATCTATGAAGTCAAAAGCAGTTAAAGACGGGGACCATTATAAAATAAACGGTTCGAAAGTTTTTATCACTAATGGTGGAGAAGCACAAGTCTATATTGTTTTTGCTTCAACAGACCCTTCAAAAGGCTCAAGAGGTGTATCAGCTTTCATCGTAGATAAAGATACTCCTGGCTTCATTATTGGTAAAGATGAACGCAAAATGGGATTACACGGGTCACGTACTGTTCAGTTAACGTTTGAAGATATGATGGTGCCTGCTGAAAACTTATTAGGTGAAGAAGGCGAAGGTTTTAAAATTGCATTAGCCAACTTAGATGTTGGACGAATTGGTATTGCTGCGCAATCTTTAGGAATTGCTGAAGCGGCTTATGAAGCAGCGGTAGCCTACGCAAAAGAACGTGTACAATTTGGCAAACCAATATCATTGCAACAAGGTATTGGATTTAAATTAGCGGACATGGCTACAGCTGTTGAAGCATCACGGTTATTAGTATATCAAGCAGCTGATCTACGTACGCGTGGTCTAGCATGTGGAAAAGAAGCATCAATGGCAAAATTATTTGCTTCTAAAACAGCAGTAGATACGTCAATTGAAGCTGTTCAAGTATTCGGTGGGTATGGTTACACTGAAGATTATCCAGTAGAACGTTATTTCCGTGACGCAAAAGTAATGGAAATTTATGAAGGTACATCGGAAATTCAACGTATAGTTATTAGCAAACATTTACTTAAATAA
- a CDS encoding TetR/AcrR family transcriptional regulator, translating to MKNVVKVKREVESSVKDESLISKRRNQMIRGAVALFKEKGFHRTTTREIAKEAGFSIGTLYEYIRTKEDVLYLVCDSIYEEVLERLSALPTQAGTLEGLKIAIRHYYLLVDEMQDEFIVMYQESKSLSKDELNYVLNKELEMVAIFENILHACRKSGECKLSEDAVKLAAHHLVVQGQMWAFRRWGLHHDIKIEEFIKVQTTFFLQGIQGNGGKA from the coding sequence ATGAAGAACGTGGTGAAAGTCAAACGCGAAGTGGAGTCGTCCGTAAAAGATGAAAGCCTTATATCTAAACGTCGGAATCAAATGATCCGTGGGGCTGTCGCGCTCTTTAAAGAAAAAGGCTTTCATCGAACTACAACACGAGAAATAGCAAAAGAAGCGGGCTTTAGCATAGGCACACTCTATGAATATATTCGCACGAAAGAAGACGTCCTGTACTTAGTATGTGACAGCATTTATGAAGAAGTGTTGGAGCGTTTATCAGCACTTCCTACGCAGGCTGGCACGCTAGAAGGACTGAAGATAGCAATTCGACACTACTACTTGCTCGTTGATGAAATGCAAGATGAGTTCATCGTTATGTATCAAGAGTCAAAATCCTTATCTAAAGATGAACTTAATTATGTATTAAATAAAGAGCTAGAAATGGTGGCTATCTTTGAAAATATTCTTCATGCTTGTCGCAAATCAGGTGAATGTAAATTGTCTGAAGATGCCGTAAAACTAGCGGCACACCATTTAGTCGTTCAAGGCCAGATGTGGGCGTTTAGACGTTGGGGACTTCATCATGATATAAAAATCGAAGAATTTATCAAAGTGCAAACAACATTTTTCTTACAAGGGATACAAGGAAATGGAGGGAAAGCATGA
- a CDS encoding (Fe-S)-binding protein, which yields MNLLLIINWVLFLAVTAYALGLFTYLLKTRYDFIKLGQKVEFEDNLKERMRKIWVNVFGQKKLLKDKKSGIIHVMFFYGFLLVQFGAIDFIWKGLNPGSHLPLGAVYPAFTFFQEIVTLTILVAVVWAFYRRYIEKLVRLKRGWKSGLVLIFIGGLMVSVLVGNGMGMIWHDHAATWSEPVASGIAMIFSLLPEAAVITIFYAMWWVHLLFLLAFLVYVPQSKHFHLITGPANTYFNRVDNVGKLRPIDFEVEEDEEAADEEETTFGVGKIQDFSQKQMIDLYACVECGRCTNMCPATGTGKMLSPMDLITKLRNHLTNTGAVLTKQKPWVPAMAFANTQGNQLAVAARVDGAVIEDIYNPALIGEVITEEELWACTTCRNCEDQCPVMIEHVSHIIDLRRYLVMTEGRMNPDAQRAMTNIERQGNPWGLNRKEKEKWRDVRPDVKIPTVKEVSKAGEEFEFLFWVGSMGSFDNRSQKIALAFARLMNEAGVKFAILGNKEKNSGDTPRRLGNEFLFQELATANISEFEKAGVTKIVTIDPHAYNIFKNEYPDFGWSGEVLHHTEMLFDLVQQGRLKPQYSIDETITFHDSCYLGRYNDVYDPPREILRAIPGVKLVEMERNRETGMCCGAGGGMMWMEEHVGNRVNVARTEQALEVNPTMISSGCPYCLTMLSDGTKAKEVEETVGTYDIAELLERSVLGDYLPPVEEEEVEPVIH from the coding sequence ATGAACCTGCTTTTAATTATTAACTGGGTCTTATTTTTAGCTGTAACCGCTTACGCACTTGGTTTATTTACTTATTTACTGAAAACTCGCTACGATTTCATTAAACTCGGACAAAAAGTCGAGTTTGAGGACAATTTGAAAGAGCGTATGCGTAAAATTTGGGTGAATGTATTTGGACAAAAGAAATTATTGAAAGATAAGAAAAGTGGAATTATACACGTAATGTTCTTCTACGGATTCCTACTTGTGCAATTTGGAGCAATTGATTTCATATGGAAAGGGCTAAATCCTGGATCTCATTTACCACTTGGAGCGGTTTATCCTGCTTTTACATTCTTTCAAGAAATCGTCACGTTAACTATTCTAGTTGCAGTTGTATGGGCATTCTACCGCCGCTACATTGAAAAATTAGTGCGTTTAAAACGCGGATGGAAATCAGGTCTTGTACTTATTTTCATTGGTGGATTAATGGTATCGGTATTAGTAGGAAACGGAATGGGTATGATTTGGCATGACCACGCAGCAACTTGGTCAGAACCTGTAGCTTCCGGTATTGCCATGATCTTTAGTTTATTACCCGAGGCAGCTGTCATCACTATATTCTATGCAATGTGGTGGGTTCACTTACTATTCTTGCTAGCATTCTTGGTATATGTACCTCAGTCGAAACATTTCCATTTAATTACTGGACCTGCAAATACGTACTTCAACCGTGTTGATAATGTTGGGAAACTTCGTCCAATTGATTTCGAAGTGGAAGAGGACGAAGAAGCAGCAGATGAAGAAGAAACGACGTTTGGTGTCGGTAAAATTCAAGACTTTAGTCAAAAACAAATGATTGACCTTTACGCATGTGTAGAATGTGGTCGTTGTACAAATATGTGTCCAGCTACGGGAACAGGGAAAATGCTGTCACCGATGGACTTAATTACGAAACTTCGTAATCATTTAACAAATACAGGTGCTGTCCTGACGAAACAAAAACCGTGGGTACCAGCAATGGCCTTTGCTAATACGCAAGGTAACCAACTAGCGGTTGCTGCTCGTGTTGATGGTGCAGTTATTGAAGACATTTACAATCCAGCATTAATTGGTGAGGTCATTACAGAAGAAGAACTTTGGGCTTGTACGACTTGTCGTAACTGTGAAGATCAATGTCCAGTAATGATTGAACACGTATCCCACATTATCGACCTTCGCCGTTACTTAGTAATGACAGAAGGACGTATGAATCCGGACGCCCAGCGCGCGATGACAAACATCGAACGTCAAGGAAATCCATGGGGTCTTAACCGTAAAGAGAAAGAAAAATGGCGTGACGTACGTCCAGATGTGAAGATTCCAACAGTCAAAGAAGTATCAAAAGCTGGCGAAGAATTTGAATTCTTATTCTGGGTTGGCTCAATGGGTTCATTTGACAATCGTTCACAAAAAATCGCTTTAGCATTCGCACGATTAATGAATGAAGCGGGTGTTAAATTCGCAATTCTTGGAAACAAAGAAAAGAACTCTGGCGACACACCTCGTCGTTTAGGAAATGAATTCTTATTCCAAGAACTCGCTACAGCAAATATTTCTGAGTTTGAAAAAGCAGGCGTCACAAAGATCGTTACAATCGATCCGCATGCTTATAATATTTTCAAAAATGAATACCCTGATTTCGGTTGGAGTGGAGAAGTGCTTCACCATACAGAAATGTTGTTTGATTTAGTGCAACAAGGTCGCCTAAAACCACAATATTCAATTGATGAAACCATTACCTTCCATGATTCATGTTACTTAGGGCGTTACAATGATGTGTACGATCCACCACGTGAAATCTTACGTGCAATCCCAGGTGTTAAGCTTGTGGAAATGGAACGTAACCGCGAAACAGGAATGTGCTGTGGAGCAGGAGGCGGAATGATGTGGATGGAAGAACATGTTGGGAATCGTGTAAACGTTGCACGTACAGAACAAGCACTTGAAGTAAACCCGACGATGATTTCATCAGGATGTCCATACTGTTTAACGATGCTTTCAGATGGAACGAAAGCAAAAGAAGTAGAAGAGACGGTAGGCACATACGATATCGCCGAATTACTAGAACGTTCAGTACTAGGAGATTATTTGCCGCCAGTTGAAGAAGAAGAAGTAGAACCTGTAATACACTGA
- a CDS encoding acetyl-CoA C-acetyltransferase — MTRTVILDGARTAFGKMGGAMASLTASDLGGVAIKEALHRAGVAPDSVDEVIMGSVLQAGQGQIPSRQAATKAGIPWGVKTETINKVCASGMRAVTLGDQLIRLGEEQTIVAGGMESMSNAPYYLPKGRFGLRMGDAQMIDGMIYDGLSCSFDPKHVHMGTYGNLTAEKFELSREAQDAWSLRSHDLALKAIDNGTFAEEITPVEIPQRKGEAIIFDQDEGPRRGSSLESLSKLKPAFGKEGTITAGNAPGVNDGAAALVLMSEEKANAEGKTPLAYIIGHAEVAIEPENFPQTPGLVINSILEKTGKSLEEIDLFEINEAFAAVALASAQIANLDKEKVNVNGGAVALGHPIGASGARVILTLAYELKRRGGGIGIAAICSGGGQGDAVMIEVPKA, encoded by the coding sequence ATGACAAGAACAGTTATTTTAGATGGAGCACGTACAGCATTTGGGAAAATGGGAGGAGCAATGGCTTCACTTACAGCGAGCGATTTAGGTGGCGTTGCCATTAAAGAAGCGTTACACCGCGCAGGCGTTGCACCAGATTCAGTCGATGAAGTCATTATGGGATCAGTTCTTCAAGCTGGACAAGGACAAATTCCATCTCGTCAAGCTGCTACAAAAGCAGGAATTCCTTGGGGTGTCAAAACAGAAACGATTAACAAAGTATGTGCATCTGGAATGCGCGCAGTTACGTTAGGTGATCAACTCATTCGTTTAGGTGAAGAACAAACAATCGTTGCGGGTGGCATGGAGTCCATGTCAAATGCACCATATTACTTACCTAAAGGTCGATTTGGCTTACGCATGGGCGATGCACAAATGATTGATGGCATGATTTATGATGGTCTATCTTGTTCATTCGATCCAAAGCATGTACACATGGGCACATATGGTAACTTAACAGCTGAGAAATTCGAGTTGTCACGAGAAGCACAAGATGCATGGTCATTGCGTAGCCATGACTTAGCATTAAAAGCAATTGACAACGGGACGTTCGCTGAAGAAATTACACCCGTCGAAATTCCTCAACGTAAAGGTGAAGCAATCATATTTGACCAAGATGAAGGTCCTCGTCGTGGGTCGTCTTTAGAGTCACTTTCAAAATTAAAACCAGCATTTGGTAAAGAAGGTACAATTACAGCGGGTAACGCACCTGGTGTTAATGATGGAGCTGCAGCACTAGTGCTAATGAGTGAAGAAAAGGCCAATGCAGAAGGTAAAACGCCTCTAGCTTATATTATTGGACATGCGGAAGTAGCAATTGAACCAGAAAACTTCCCACAAACACCTGGCCTTGTTATTAATTCGATTTTAGAAAAAACAGGCAAGTCACTAGAAGAAATCGACTTATTTGAAATCAACGAAGCGTTTGCTGCTGTTGCTTTAGCATCTGCACAAATTGCCAACTTAGATAAAGAAAAAGTAAATGTAAACGGTGGAGCTGTTGCACTTGGTCACCCAATTGGGGCAAGTGGAGCCCGCGTTATCTTAACATTAGCTTATGAATTAAAACGTCGTGGTGGCGGAATTGGAATTGCGGCTATTTGTTCTGGCGGCGGACAAGGCGATGCGGTTATGATCGAAGTTCCTAAAGCTTAA
- the rpoE gene encoding DNA-directed RNA polymerase subunit delta: MKFREMTKEQLCEESFIDLGHAILEEKHESLTLQELLDEIKKLNKFTEVKMKERKLQYYTDMNIDGRFLAISENRWGLREWYPVEQIEEETAPTVKVRKKKTKASKDDDDFDDSDDNEIAFEEDFDEFVEDGEEEDFDLDDDEDDEDVDDAKDILNTDDDFEIEDEDEDDEEDEEDEN, encoded by the coding sequence TTGAAATTTCGTGAAATGACAAAAGAACAACTATGTGAAGAATCGTTTATCGATTTAGGACATGCAATATTAGAAGAAAAACATGAATCTTTAACATTACAAGAATTGCTAGATGAAATTAAAAAACTAAACAAATTTACTGAAGTGAAGATGAAAGAGCGTAAACTTCAGTATTATACAGATATGAACATTGACGGGCGCTTCCTTGCAATTTCGGAAAACCGTTGGGGCTTACGCGAGTGGTACCCAGTGGAACAAATTGAAGAAGAAACAGCACCGACTGTTAAAGTCCGCAAGAAGAAAACAAAAGCATCTAAAGATGACGATGATTTCGATGATTCAGATGATAATGAAATCGCGTTTGAAGAAGACTTCGATGAATTCGTTGAAGATGGCGAAGAGGAAGACTTTGATTTAGATGACGATGAAGATGATGAAGATGTGGATGATGCAAAAGATATTCTCAATACGGACGACGATTTTGAAATCGAAGACGAAGACGAGGATGACGAAGAAGACGAAGAGGACGAAAATTAA
- a CDS encoding 3-hydroxybutyryl-CoA dehydrogenase: MDIQKILVIGAGQMGSGIAQVCAQAGFDVKLNDMKEEFFQRGLANITKNLSRNVEKGRMTEDEKTQVLSRITKSLDLNDASDVDLVIEAAVENMEIKQKIFKQLDEITPKHAILASNTSSLPITEIAASTKRPEQVIGMHFMNPVPVMKLVEIIRGLATTDEVYKSIEDMTKKVGKVPVEVNDFPGFVSNRILMPMINEAIYTLYEGVATKEAIDDVMKLGMNHPMGPLQLADFIGLDTCLYIMEILHEGFGDSKYRPCPLLRKYVKAGWLGKKTGRGFYMYE; this comes from the coding sequence TTGGATATTCAAAAAATACTCGTAATCGGAGCAGGTCAAATGGGTTCAGGTATTGCACAAGTATGTGCACAAGCTGGATTTGATGTAAAATTAAATGACATGAAAGAAGAGTTTTTCCAACGGGGTTTGGCAAATATCACGAAAAATTTATCTCGTAACGTAGAAAAAGGACGAATGACGGAAGATGAAAAAACTCAAGTATTATCACGTATTACAAAATCACTTGATCTAAATGACGCATCTGATGTTGATTTAGTTATTGAAGCAGCAGTTGAGAACATGGAAATTAAACAGAAGATTTTCAAACAACTCGATGAAATTACGCCAAAACATGCGATTTTAGCTTCAAACACATCTTCATTACCAATTACTGAAATTGCCGCTTCAACTAAGCGTCCAGAACAAGTTATCGGTATGCACTTTATGAATCCGGTACCAGTAATGAAGCTGGTTGAAATCATTCGCGGGCTAGCAACTACTGATGAAGTGTACAAATCGATTGAAGATATGACTAAAAAAGTAGGTAAAGTCCCGGTAGAAGTTAATGACTTTCCAGGTTTCGTTTCAAACCGTATCCTAATGCCGATGATTAACGAAGCAATTTACACATTGTACGAAGGTGTCGCGACAAAAGAAGCAATTGATGATGTCATGAAACTTGGGATGAATCATCCAATGGGACCTCTACAATTAGCCGACTTTATCGGTCTTGATACTTGTTTATATATTATGGAAATCTTGCATGAAGGCTTTGGCGACAGTAAGTATCGCCCATGTCCGTTACTACGTAAATATGTAAAAGCTGGCTGGTTAGGTAAGAAAACAGGCCGCGGCTTTTATATGTACGAATAG
- a CDS encoding acyl-CoA dehydrogenase encodes MNFKLSEEHEMIRKMVRDFATKEVAPTAAERDEEERFDRDIFDKMAELGLTGIPWPEEYGGIGSDYLAYCIAVEELSRVCASTGVTLSAHTSLAGWPIFKYGNEEQKQKYLRPMAEGKKIGGYGLTEASSGSDAGGMKTTAKLDGDHYIVNGSKIFITNGGIADIYVVFAVTDPTSKHKGTSAFIVEADFEGFSVGKKERKLGIRSSPTTEIIFDNCRIPKENLLGEEGEGFLIAMKTLDGGRNGIAAQAVGIAQGALDASVEYAKERVQFGKPIVANQGISFKLADMATSIEASRLLTYQAAWLESNGLSYGKESAMAKLMAGDTAMKVTVDAVQVFGGYGYTKDYPVERYMRDAKITQIYEGTQEIQRLVISRMITK; translated from the coding sequence ATGAACTTTAAACTATCAGAAGAACATGAAATGATTCGCAAAATGGTTCGCGATTTCGCGACAAAAGAAGTAGCTCCAACAGCTGCAGAACGTGACGAAGAAGAGCGCTTTGACCGTGACATTTTCGATAAAATGGCGGAACTAGGATTAACAGGAATACCTTGGCCTGAAGAGTACGGTGGAATTGGTTCCGATTATTTAGCTTACTGTATCGCAGTTGAAGAATTATCACGTGTTTGTGCATCGACAGGTGTAACTCTTTCAGCTCACACATCTTTAGCTGGATGGCCGATTTTCAAATACGGCAATGAAGAACAAAAACAAAAATATCTTCGTCCTATGGCAGAAGGTAAAAAAATTGGTGGATACGGCTTAACAGAAGCAAGTTCAGGTTCTGACGCAGGTGGCATGAAAACAACTGCAAAACTAGATGGTGACCACTATATAGTAAACGGTTCTAAAATCTTTATTACAAACGGTGGTATTGCCGACATTTATGTAGTATTTGCTGTAACTGATCCAACTTCAAAACATAAAGGGACAAGCGCATTCATCGTTGAAGCTGACTTCGAAGGCTTCTCAGTTGGTAAGAAAGAAAGAAAACTTGGTATTCGTTCTTCACCAACAACTGAAATCATATTCGATAACTGTCGCATTCCAAAAGAAAACTTACTTGGCGAAGAAGGCGAAGGATTCCTTATCGCAATGAAAACGCTAGATGGCGGTCGTAACGGAATCGCAGCACAAGCTGTCGGAATTGCTCAAGGGGCACTTGACGCATCAGTTGAGTACGCGAAAGAACGCGTTCAATTTGGTAAACCAATTGTTGCTAACCAAGGGATTTCATTTAAATTAGCTGATATGGCAACGTCAATCGAAGCATCACGCTTACTGACTTACCAAGCAGCTTGGTTAGAATCAAACGGACTTTCTTACGGTAAAGAATCAGCAATGGCAAAATTAATGGCTGGAGATACAGCGATGAAAGTAACAGTGGATGCTGTTCAAGTATTCGGTGGCTATGGTTATACAAAAGACTACCCAGTAGAACGTTACATGCGCGACGCAAAAATTACACAAATTTACGAGGGTACACAAGAGATTCAACGCCTTGTAATCTCTCGAATGATTACGAAGTAA